A region of Micromonospora sp. WMMD882 DNA encodes the following proteins:
- a CDS encoding glycerol-3-phosphate dehydrogenase/oxidase, with translation MHGVPCGGRCGYRERVRDPNVSRSTAGRLSPVRRVDDLRRLRAERFDVLVIGGGVTGAGAALDAASRGLKVALVEARDFAAGTSSRSSKLIHGGLRYLEQLELGLVHEALTERGLLATRLAPHLVRPVPILVPLPDDGGVRGLPGRAFRRAYYGAGVAAYDAFAGVFGRGRGMPLHRHLSREGARRVFPSLRADRLAGAIRYYDGQVDDARLVVTLARTAASLGAAVVTSARAVGLIRQAREVTGVRVRDLEAAPGSPDAEFEVRARTVIAATGVWSDDMSRMLNDVGLRPGLRVRASKGVHLVVPRSAITGETGLILRTATSVLFVIPWGGHWIIGTTDTDWRLDRSHPAASARDIDYLLDQVNTVLNRPLTVADIEGVYAGLRPLLSGEADSTSKLSREHAVVEPMLGLLLVAGGKYTTYRVMAADVVDRAARRLGGVRPSRTADLPLLGADGYAAMWRDRADLARRHGTPVGVVEHLLERYGSVTRELLALIAADPLLAAPLAGAPEYLAAEVTYAARAEGALHLEDVLTRRTRISFETSHRGLESAEHTAELMGAVLGWNADVRAREVAHYRARVEAERQSQRMPDDATADAARLGAPDVRGFAADRGVETDPSGLPTPG, from the coding sequence ATGCACGGTGTGCCGTGCGGCGGCCGGTGCGGCTACCGTGAACGGGTGCGTGACCCCAACGTATCCCGTTCCACGGCCGGTAGGCTCTCTCCCGTCCGGCGGGTCGACGACCTGCGCCGGCTCCGGGCCGAGCGGTTCGACGTCCTGGTCATCGGCGGTGGGGTGACCGGCGCGGGCGCTGCCCTGGACGCCGCCTCCCGCGGGCTCAAGGTGGCCCTGGTCGAGGCGCGGGACTTCGCCGCCGGCACCTCCAGCCGGTCCAGCAAGCTGATCCACGGCGGTCTGCGCTACCTGGAGCAGTTGGAGCTCGGGCTGGTGCACGAGGCGCTCACCGAGCGGGGGCTGCTCGCCACCCGGCTCGCCCCGCACCTGGTCCGGCCGGTGCCGATCCTGGTGCCGCTGCCCGACGACGGCGGGGTGCGCGGCCTGCCGGGCCGGGCCTTCCGACGGGCCTACTACGGCGCCGGGGTGGCCGCGTACGACGCGTTCGCCGGGGTCTTCGGCCGGGGTCGGGGCATGCCGCTGCACCGGCACCTGAGCCGGGAGGGCGCCCGGCGGGTCTTCCCCAGCCTGCGCGCCGACCGGCTGGCCGGGGCGATCCGCTACTACGACGGGCAGGTCGACGACGCCCGGCTGGTGGTCACCCTGGCCCGCACCGCGGCGAGCCTCGGCGCGGCCGTGGTGACCAGCGCCCGCGCCGTCGGCCTGATCCGGCAGGCCCGGGAGGTCACCGGGGTCCGGGTCCGCGACCTGGAGGCGGCCCCGGGCTCCCCGGACGCCGAGTTCGAGGTACGCGCCCGCACGGTGATCGCCGCGACCGGCGTGTGGAGCGACGACATGTCGCGGATGCTCAACGACGTGGGGCTGCGCCCCGGCCTGCGGGTGCGGGCTTCCAAGGGGGTACACCTGGTGGTGCCCCGCTCGGCGATCACCGGCGAGACCGGGCTGATCCTGCGGACGGCCACCTCGGTGCTGTTCGTCATCCCGTGGGGCGGGCACTGGATCATCGGCACCACCGACACCGACTGGCGGCTGGACCGCTCCCACCCGGCCGCCTCCGCGCGGGACATCGACTACCTGCTGGACCAGGTCAACACGGTGCTGAACCGGCCGTTGACCGTCGCCGACATCGAGGGCGTCTACGCCGGGCTGCGGCCGTTGCTCTCCGGCGAGGCCGACTCCACGTCGAAGCTGTCCCGGGAGCACGCGGTGGTCGAGCCGATGCTCGGGCTGCTGCTGGTCGCCGGGGGCAAGTACACGACGTACCGGGTGATGGCCGCCGACGTGGTCGACCGGGCGGCCCGCCGGCTCGGCGGGGTCCGTCCCTCGCGCACCGCCGACCTGCCGCTGCTCGGCGCGGACGGGTACGCCGCCATGTGGCGGGACCGGGCCGACCTGGCCCGCCGGCACGGGACGCCGGTCGGCGTGGTCGAGCACCTGCTGGAGCGGTACGGCAGCGTCACCCGGGAGCTGCTCGCCCTGATCGCGGCCGATCCGCTGCTGGCCGCCCCGCTGGCCGGGGCCCCGGAGTACCTGGCCGCCGAGGTGACGTACGCGGCGCGGGCGGAGGGGGCGCTGCACCTGGAGGACGTGCTGACCCGACGGACCCGGATCTCGTTCGAGACCAGCCACCGTGGGCTGGAGTCGGCGGAGCACACGGCGGAGCTGATGGGCGCGGTGCTCGGCTGGAACGCCGACGTGCGGGCCCGCGAGGTCGCGCACTACCGGGCCCGGGTGGAGGCGGAACGCCAGTCGCAGCGGATGCCGGACGACGCCACCGCCGACGCGGCCCGGCTCGGCGCGCCCGACGTACGCGGCTTCGCCGCCGACCGGGGCGTGGAGACCGACCCGAGCGGCCTGCCGACCCCCGGCTGA
- a CDS encoding ATP-dependent DNA helicase: MPRAFPKSASSRSRRRGARPSGAELLAAAVGAVPGGAARPGQQEMVTAIEECVADREHLLVQAGTGTGKSLGYLAPALTVDGPVVVSTATLALQAQLVDHDLPRLAEAVEPLLGRRPTFAVLKGRHHYLCLARLDSSTEDEPADLFDSAPAAGGGGQWLGAVGRLGKQVERLRDWAMETETGDRDELDPGVDDQAWRLVSMPARECVGASRCPFGAECFAEASRARAREADIVVTNHSLLAVDMLAGRQIVPPHRLLIVDEAHELADRVSSASQAELTPELIERTGRRARPLVKPEVAETLGEAGDALTLGLTEAPAGRITNGLPELLRQACTLLDSATRAALDAIGDVKADDPDPVRKQQAKAALDDLSTTAQRLLEEADHDVAWVEKPEQGGRRALVVAPLSVAGTLATHLYDERTVVATSATLTLGGRFDTVARALGLEAPPAPTPSPAADALATAARGAQRKTSGDTPAAGQPATEGPGWRSLDVGSPFDYARQGILYVAAHLPRPSVSGLPEAAGAELLSLVTALGGRTLGLFSSRRAAQQAAELLRARTDLPILLQGEESLPLLVRRFKQERSSCLFGVMSLWQGVDVPGDSCQLVVIDRLPFPRPDEPLAAARAAAVDAGGGSGFAAVSVPIAAIRLAQGVGRLIRSTGDRGVVAVLDSRLETARGYGPFLRRSLPPFWYTTRPEVARGALERLADS, encoded by the coding sequence CTGCCGCGCGCCTTCCCGAAGTCCGCCAGCTCCCGCTCCCGGCGCCGGGGGGCCCGGCCCAGCGGCGCGGAGCTGCTCGCCGCGGCGGTCGGCGCGGTGCCCGGCGGCGCGGCCCGCCCCGGCCAGCAGGAGATGGTCACCGCCATCGAGGAGTGCGTCGCCGACCGGGAACACCTGCTCGTGCAGGCCGGCACCGGCACCGGCAAGTCGCTGGGTTACCTCGCCCCGGCGCTGACCGTGGACGGCCCGGTGGTGGTCTCCACCGCCACCCTGGCCCTCCAGGCCCAGCTCGTCGACCACGACCTGCCCCGGCTCGCCGAGGCGGTCGAGCCGCTGCTGGGTCGGCGGCCGACGTTCGCGGTCCTCAAGGGACGGCACCACTACCTGTGCCTGGCCCGGCTGGACAGCTCCACCGAGGACGAGCCGGCCGACCTGTTCGACAGCGCCCCGGCCGCCGGGGGTGGCGGGCAGTGGCTCGGCGCGGTGGGCCGGCTCGGCAAGCAGGTCGAGCGGCTGCGGGACTGGGCGATGGAGACCGAGACCGGCGACCGGGACGAGTTGGACCCGGGCGTCGACGACCAGGCCTGGCGGCTGGTGTCGATGCCGGCCCGGGAGTGCGTCGGCGCGTCCCGCTGCCCGTTCGGCGCGGAGTGCTTCGCCGAGGCGTCCCGGGCGCGGGCCCGGGAGGCCGACATCGTGGTTACCAACCACAGCCTGCTGGCGGTGGACATGCTGGCCGGTCGGCAGATCGTGCCGCCGCACCGGCTGCTGATCGTGGACGAGGCCCACGAGCTGGCCGACCGGGTCTCCTCGGCGTCCCAGGCCGAGCTGACGCCGGAGCTGATCGAGCGCACCGGCCGGCGGGCCCGGCCGCTGGTCAAGCCGGAGGTCGCCGAGACGCTCGGCGAGGCCGGCGACGCGCTCACCCTCGGCCTCACCGAGGCCCCGGCCGGGCGGATCACCAACGGCCTGCCGGAGCTGCTGCGCCAGGCGTGCACCCTGCTCGACTCCGCCACCCGGGCCGCGCTGGACGCGATCGGCGACGTCAAGGCCGACGACCCGGACCCGGTCCGCAAACAGCAGGCCAAGGCGGCGCTGGACGACCTCTCCACCACCGCGCAGCGGCTGCTGGAGGAGGCCGACCACGACGTGGCCTGGGTGGAGAAGCCGGAGCAGGGCGGCCGGCGGGCGCTGGTGGTCGCGCCGCTGTCCGTCGCCGGCACCCTCGCCACCCACCTGTACGACGAGCGCACCGTGGTCGCCACCTCGGCGACGCTGACCCTGGGCGGCCGGTTCGACACGGTGGCCCGCGCCCTCGGCCTGGAGGCCCCGCCCGCCCCGACGCCGTCCCCGGCGGCGGACGCCCTGGCCACCGCCGCCCGGGGCGCGCAGCGGAAGACGTCAGGGGACACGCCGGCTGCCGGGCAGCCGGCGACGGAGGGCCCGGGCTGGCGCTCGCTGGACGTCGGCTCCCCGTTCGACTACGCCCGGCAGGGCATCCTGTACGTGGCGGCGCACCTGCCCCGGCCCAGCGTCTCCGGGCTGCCCGAGGCGGCCGGCGCGGAGCTGCTGTCGCTGGTGACCGCGCTGGGTGGCCGTACGCTGGGGCTGTTCTCCTCCCGGCGGGCCGCGCAGCAGGCGGCGGAGCTGCTGCGGGCGCGGACGGACCTGCCGATCCTGCTCCAGGGTGAGGAGTCCCTGCCGCTGCTGGTGCGCCGGTTCAAGCAGGAGCGGTCGAGCTGCCTGTTCGGGGTGATGTCGCTCTGGCAGGGGGTGGACGTGCCGGGCGACTCCTGCCAGCTCGTGGTGATCGACCGGCTGCCGTTCCCGCGTCCGGACGAGCCGCTGGCGGCGGCCCGCGCGGCGGCGGTGGACGCCGGGGGCGGGTCCGGGTTCGCCGCGGTCAGCGTGCCGATCGCCGCGATCCGGCTGGCCCAGGGCGTCGGGCGGCTGATCCGCTCGACCGGTGACCGGGGCGTGGTCGCGGTGCTGGACTCCCGGCTGGAGACGGCCCGCGGGTACGGCCCGTTCCTGCGCCGGTCGCTGCCGCCGTTCTGGTACACCACCCGGCCGGAGGTGGCCCGGGGCGCGTTGGAACGCCTGGCCGACTCCTGA
- a CDS encoding metal-dependent phosphohydrolase translates to METLERRWQAAARGVGAPDPAAVAGAGTELLTRWREPHRRYHTVDHLTAVLDVIDRHAGHADRPDLVRLAAWCHDAVYDPRAPGDTNERDSAALAGDLLTAVGVPTDAVAEVRRLVLLTAGHAVAADDRDGALLCDADLAVLAATPQRYDGYAARIRQEYAHVPEAAFRSGRAAVLEKLLDLPALFHVPALAARWEAPARANLTRELTTLRHPD, encoded by the coding sequence GTGGAGACGCTGGAGCGACGGTGGCAGGCGGCGGCCCGCGGGGTGGGTGCCCCCGACCCGGCGGCGGTGGCCGGGGCCGGCACGGAGCTGCTCACCCGGTGGCGGGAGCCGCACCGCCGCTATCACACCGTCGACCACCTGACCGCCGTGCTGGACGTGATCGACCGGCACGCCGGGCACGCCGACCGGCCCGACCTGGTACGGCTCGCCGCCTGGTGCCACGACGCGGTCTACGATCCGCGCGCGCCCGGGGACACCAACGAACGCGACAGCGCCGCGCTGGCCGGTGACCTGCTCACCGCCGTGGGCGTGCCGACCGACGCGGTGGCCGAGGTACGCCGGCTGGTGCTGCTCACCGCCGGGCACGCGGTCGCCGCCGACGACCGGGACGGCGCGCTGCTCTGCGACGCCGACCTCGCGGTCCTCGCGGCCACCCCGCAGCGGTACGACGGGTACGCGGCCCGGATCCGTCAGGAGTACGCGCACGTGCCCGAGGCGGCGTTCCGGTCCGGCCGGGCGGCCGTGCTGGAGAAGCTGCTCGACCTGCCCGCCCTGTTCCACGTGCCGGCGCTGGCCGCCCGCTGGGAGGCCCCGGCGCGGGCGAACCTGACCCGGGAGCTGACCACCCTGCGCCACCCCGACTGA
- a CDS encoding FUSC family protein: MAAARDRHRPPRTELRQGLVDVDTARIAGAMVELRQRGHATLRDRTHRVRSAAGLAVQAGVAAALAWVASHELLHNPEPVFAPISAVGTLAASVGQRLRRTIELIVGVGIGVLIGDVLIYLLGTGPWQLGLIVTLAIIVSIFLGGSVAVVIQAAATAVLIATLSPSTKDLELPRFVDALVGGGIALLVTAVLLPLNPLRVINRAARPALDLLAEQLDVTAEAIRDHDRERCQRALERLRANKEELAAFTEAIDGAKETLTISPARWHRRSELAHYAEAAEPIDRAMRNSGTLIRRAITMIEDEEPTPEPLPDAVGHLAEAVRLLRHEFAVGAEPGDARERTLRAVSEAGRAYEQGVGFSGSVVVAQVRTTASDLMVASGLDQEEANRLVRSAFGEHERPSSPTDRRTGDAGPPVA; the protein is encoded by the coding sequence ATGGCCGCTGCCCGTGACCGACACCGCCCGCCGCGGACCGAGTTGCGGCAGGGACTGGTCGACGTCGACACCGCCCGGATCGCCGGGGCGATGGTGGAGCTGCGGCAACGGGGTCACGCCACGCTGCGGGACCGGACGCACCGGGTACGCAGCGCGGCGGGCCTGGCCGTGCAGGCTGGGGTGGCCGCCGCGCTGGCCTGGGTGGCCTCGCACGAGCTGCTGCACAACCCGGAGCCGGTGTTCGCGCCGATCTCGGCGGTCGGCACCCTGGCGGCGTCGGTCGGTCAGCGGCTGCGCCGCACCATCGAGCTGATCGTCGGGGTGGGCATCGGCGTGCTGATCGGCGACGTGCTGATCTACCTGCTGGGCACCGGCCCCTGGCAGTTGGGCCTGATCGTCACTCTGGCCATCATCGTCTCGATCTTCCTGGGCGGCAGCGTGGCGGTGGTCATCCAGGCGGCGGCGACCGCCGTGCTGATCGCCACGCTGAGTCCGTCGACCAAGGATCTGGAGCTGCCCCGGTTCGTCGACGCCCTGGTCGGCGGCGGTATCGCCCTGCTGGTGACCGCCGTGCTGCTGCCGCTCAACCCGCTCCGGGTGATCAACCGGGCGGCCCGGCCGGCGCTGGACCTGCTGGCCGAGCAGCTCGACGTGACGGCGGAGGCGATCCGGGACCACGACCGGGAGCGTTGCCAGCGGGCCCTGGAACGGCTCCGGGCGAACAAGGAGGAGCTGGCCGCGTTCACCGAGGCGATCGACGGGGCGAAGGAGACCCTGACCATCTCGCCGGCGCGCTGGCACCGGCGCAGCGAGCTGGCCCACTACGCCGAGGCGGCCGAGCCGATCGACCGGGCGATGCGCAACAGCGGCACCCTGATCCGCCGGGCGATCACCATGATCGAGGACGAGGAGCCGACGCCGGAGCCGCTGCCCGACGCGGTCGGGCACCTGGCCGAGGCGGTCCGGCTGCTGCGGCACGAGTTCGCCGTCGGGGCGGAGCCGGGCGACGCCCGGGAGCGGACGCTGCGCGCGGTCAGCGAGGCGGGGCGGGCGTACGAGCAGGGGGTGGGGTTCTCCGGCAGCGTGGTGGTGGCCCAGGTGCGGACCACCGCCAGCGACCTGATGGTCGCCTCCGGTCTGGACCAGGAGGAGGCCAACCGGCTGGTCCGCAGCGCGTTCGGCGAGCACGAACGGCCCTCGTCGCCCACCGACCGGCGGACCGGCGACGCCGGACCGCCGGTGGCCTGA
- a CDS encoding PrsW family intramembrane metalloprotease: MRPVGSAGGRYAERMADTPPGAAPAGPPPPSPALHTPGPPVTPLPARRTSWRRYVVLAGTILVIAACAIFMIFTLGQSLGVEALLIGLVAAILPVPVLVACFLWLDRYEPEPLKYLIFCFAWGAFVSTAASLTVNEFFAGRFAAWDLPDALTAVLVAPFIEELTKALGPILLLIFRRREWSGITDGLVYCGLSAIGFAMVENILYLGGYGYRTGVEEYGPATGAQQVLAIFIVRILLFGFAHPLFTAMTGVGLGIAARSADRRVRFLAPIAGLLVAMMLHGTWNLVPSLVAATGQPLVALYGYIGVMVPIFFGMVGLAVWLRAWEGRLTERTLPDYVRAGWLTPPEVAALGSLGRRHAARSWARRVGGDRAVKAMRGYQFAATRLALLRDGMRRGLDLRPVDRERTAAEERLLLETISAYRWFFVGRDPQTPLGIWDGHRYHLRFPDGHQRPVDPPDEPVVPIPVVLAPPPPPVPYPPGPHWPAPPAGWHPGAPR, from the coding sequence ATGCGGCCGGTCGGGTCGGCCGGGGGTCGATACGCTGAGCGCATGGCCGACACCCCGCCCGGCGCAGCGCCTGCCGGTCCGCCGCCGCCGAGCCCCGCCCTGCACACCCCGGGCCCGCCGGTCACCCCGCTGCCCGCCCGCCGGACGAGCTGGCGACGGTACGTGGTGTTGGCCGGCACCATCCTGGTCATCGCCGCCTGCGCCATCTTCATGATCTTCACGTTGGGGCAGAGCCTGGGCGTCGAGGCGCTGTTGATCGGCCTGGTCGCCGCGATCCTGCCGGTCCCGGTGCTGGTGGCGTGCTTCCTCTGGCTGGACCGCTACGAGCCGGAGCCGTTGAAGTACCTGATCTTCTGTTTCGCCTGGGGGGCGTTCGTCTCCACCGCGGCGTCACTGACGGTGAACGAGTTCTTCGCCGGCCGGTTCGCCGCGTGGGACCTGCCCGACGCGCTCACCGCCGTGCTGGTCGCCCCGTTCATCGAGGAGCTGACCAAGGCGCTCGGCCCGATCCTGCTGCTGATCTTCCGGCGGCGGGAGTGGTCCGGCATCACCGACGGTCTGGTCTACTGCGGGCTCTCCGCGATCGGCTTCGCCATGGTGGAGAACATCCTCTACCTGGGCGGGTACGGCTACCGCACCGGCGTCGAGGAGTACGGCCCGGCCACCGGCGCGCAGCAGGTGCTGGCCATCTTCATCGTCCGGATCCTGCTGTTCGGCTTCGCCCACCCGCTGTTCACCGCGATGACCGGCGTCGGGCTGGGCATCGCCGCCCGGTCCGCCGACCGGCGGGTCCGTTTCCTCGCGCCGATCGCCGGCCTGCTGGTGGCGATGATGCTGCACGGCACCTGGAACCTGGTCCCGTCGCTGGTGGCCGCCACCGGGCAGCCGCTGGTCGCCCTCTACGGGTACATCGGCGTGATGGTGCCGATCTTCTTCGGCATGGTGGGCCTGGCCGTCTGGCTGCGCGCCTGGGAGGGGCGGCTCACCGAGCGCACCCTGCCGGACTACGTCCGCGCCGGTTGGCTCACGCCGCCGGAGGTGGCGGCGCTGGGCAGCCTCGGCCGGCGGCACGCCGCCCGCAGTTGGGCCCGCCGGGTCGGCGGGGACCGCGCGGTGAAGGCGATGCGGGGCTACCAGTTCGCGGCCACCCGGCTGGCCCTGCTCCGCGACGGCATGCGCCGGGGCCTGGACCTCCGCCCCGTCGACCGGGAACGGACCGCCGCCGAGGAACGCCTGCTGCTGGAGACCATCTCCGCGTACCGGTGGTTCTTCGTCGGCCGCGACCCGCAGACCCCGCTCGGCATCTGGGACGGGCACCGCTACCACCTGCGGTTCCCCGACGGCCACCAGCGGCCGGTGGATCCGCCGGACGAGCCGGTCGTGCCGATCCCGGTGGTGCTCGCCCCGCCGCCGCCACCCGTGCCGTACCCGCCGGGGCCGCACTGGCCCGCCCCGCCCGCCGGCTGGCACCCGGGCGCTCCCCGCTGA
- a CDS encoding AI-2E family transporter gives MSGRYRMWTHGEQEVGLSRFERIRSRLRRAYESGRDAVREGRDRDREQAHDLRRRAAVPGSGTGTASPAEPGPVAPASAVVVGAEPSAALHSSTVSRDDADVPHALRIAAAWSWRLIVVGLVGWALLRIVGQIRIVIIPLAVALLLSALLAPAVGWLLRARFPRSLATAVVLVAGLAAVIGTLTLVVNEFIDGVPELSAKSSEGVRQIQDWLKTGPLHMSDGQLDRYISEGQQWVNDNTNRLTSGALSTAATVAEVLTGALLVLFATFFFLRDGRQIWRFLVRLLPVAARWKVDDAGQASWSTLVAYVRATVLVAFIDAVGIGIFLVVFDIPFAFPLAALVFLGAFIPIVGATLSGAVAVLVALVDSGPVTALIILGVVIGVQQVEGHILQPLIMGRAVAIHPLAVIIGIAAGVVLAGITGALVSVPLIAVLNTAVRRLAARTVPETPPDAVVVAAKAP, from the coding sequence ATGTCCGGCCGTTACCGTATGTGGACACATGGTGAGCAGGAGGTCGGCTTGAGCCGCTTCGAACGGATCCGCAGCCGGCTGCGTCGCGCGTACGAGTCGGGCCGGGACGCGGTGCGCGAGGGCCGCGACCGCGACCGTGAGCAGGCCCACGACCTGCGGCGACGGGCTGCCGTCCCCGGGTCGGGGACGGGGACGGCCTCGCCGGCCGAGCCCGGGCCGGTCGCCCCGGCGTCGGCGGTGGTGGTCGGCGCGGAGCCGTCCGCCGCCCTGCACAGCTCCACGGTCAGCCGGGACGACGCCGACGTGCCGCACGCGCTGCGGATCGCCGCGGCCTGGTCGTGGCGGCTCATCGTGGTCGGGCTGGTCGGCTGGGCGCTGTTGAGGATCGTCGGTCAGATCCGGATCGTGATCATCCCGTTGGCCGTCGCGCTGCTGTTGTCGGCGCTGCTCGCGCCCGCCGTGGGCTGGCTGCTGCGGGCCCGGTTCCCCCGCTCGCTGGCCACCGCGGTGGTGCTGGTCGCCGGGCTGGCCGCGGTGATCGGCACGCTGACCCTGGTGGTCAACGAGTTCATCGACGGGGTGCCGGAGCTGAGCGCGAAGTCCTCCGAGGGCGTCCGGCAGATCCAGGACTGGCTGAAGACCGGGCCGCTGCACATGAGCGACGGGCAGCTCGACCGGTACATCAGCGAAGGTCAGCAGTGGGTCAACGACAACACCAACCGGTTGACCAGCGGGGCGCTCTCCACCGCCGCCACCGTCGCCGAGGTGCTCACCGGAGCGCTGCTGGTGCTCTTCGCGACGTTCTTCTTCCTGCGGGACGGCCGGCAGATCTGGCGTTTCCTGGTCCGGCTGCTGCCGGTCGCGGCCCGCTGGAAGGTCGACGACGCCGGTCAGGCGTCCTGGTCGACCCTGGTGGCGTACGTCCGGGCCACCGTGCTGGTGGCCTTCATCGACGCCGTCGGCATCGGTATCTTCCTGGTCGTCTTCGACATCCCGTTCGCGTTCCCGCTGGCGGCGCTGGTCTTCCTCGGCGCGTTCATCCCGATCGTCGGGGCGACCCTGTCCGGCGCGGTGGCGGTGCTGGTGGCGCTGGTCGACAGCGGGCCGGTGACCGCCCTGATCATCCTCGGCGTGGTGATCGGCGTGCAGCAGGTGGAGGGGCACATCCTGCAACCGTTGATCATGGGTCGGGCGGTGGCGATCCACCCGCTCGCCGTGATCATCGGGATCGCCGCCGGTGTGGTGCTCGCCGGCATCACCGGGGCGCTGGTCTCGGTGCCGCTGATCGCCGTGCTGAACACCGCCGTCCGGCGGCTCGCCGCCCGTACCGTGCCGGAGACTCCGCCGGACGCGGTGGTGGTCGCCGCCAAGGCCCCCTGA
- a CDS encoding co-chaperone GroES: MTADQNLDAGLPIRLLHDRVLVRLEGNEGERRSTAGIVIPATAAVGKRLSWATAVGVGPNVRSIVSGDRVLFDPDDRSEVELHGRGYVLLRERDVHAVAAERVEPDSTGLYL, translated from the coding sequence GTGACCGCCGACCAGAACCTCGACGCCGGCCTGCCGATCCGCCTGCTGCACGATCGCGTGCTGGTGCGCCTGGAGGGTAACGAGGGCGAGCGCCGCTCCACCGCCGGCATCGTGATCCCGGCGACCGCCGCCGTCGGGAAGCGCCTGTCCTGGGCGACCGCCGTGGGCGTCGGCCCGAACGTCCGGTCGATCGTCTCCGGCGACCGGGTGCTGTTCGACCCCGACGACCGCTCCGAGGTCGAACTGCACGGGCGGGGCTACGTGCTGCTCCGCGAACGGGACGTGCACGCCGTCGCCGCCGAGCGCGTCGAGCCCGACTCCACCGGCCTGTACCTGTAG
- a CDS encoding FAD-linked oxidase C-terminal domain-containing protein, translated as MSGSPLLDELRAALGENAVLTDPDLLRTHQRDEADLCAAGLPLVVVRPRDTGQVVAVVRAAARHGAPVVPQGARTGLAGAANAVDGAVVVSTSALDAILEIDPVSRIAVVQPGVVNATLAGAVRKEGLYYPPDPGSWESSTIGGNVATNAGGMCCVKYGVTTEYVLGLEVVLASGEVLRTGRRTAKGVAGYDLTRLFVGSEGTLGIVTEVTLALRPAPEESLTLVAVFDSTTDAGAAVAGIAAQGLSPSLLELLDRTHLAAIEAYRPMGLRTDAEALLLAAADTGPRAAADLARLAEVCSAAGASEVYTATDAVEAAALLQARRLAHPAMEAYAARTYPNGNGGLVIDDVAVPRGALAALLDGVARIAVECDVPIGVVGHAGDGNMHPNIVVDRADPASLERGRRAFDEIMRLGLELGGTCTGEHGVGLLKREWLAREIGPVGVRVHQAIKAALDPDGLFNPGKVL; from the coding sequence ATGTCCGGTTCCCCCCTCCTCGACGAGCTGCGGGCCGCGCTCGGCGAGAACGCCGTCCTGACCGACCCGGATCTGCTCCGGACGCACCAACGCGACGAGGCCGACCTGTGCGCCGCCGGCCTGCCGCTGGTGGTGGTGCGCCCCCGGGACACCGGGCAGGTGGTGGCGGTGGTCCGGGCGGCGGCCCGGCACGGGGCGCCGGTGGTGCCGCAGGGGGCCCGGACCGGGCTGGCCGGCGCGGCGAACGCGGTCGACGGCGCGGTGGTGGTGAGCACGTCGGCGCTGGACGCGATCCTGGAGATCGACCCGGTCAGCCGGATCGCCGTCGTGCAGCCCGGGGTCGTCAACGCCACCCTGGCCGGGGCGGTACGCAAGGAGGGGCTCTACTACCCGCCCGACCCGGGGTCGTGGGAGTCGTCCACGATCGGCGGCAACGTGGCCACCAACGCCGGTGGCATGTGCTGCGTCAAGTACGGCGTGACCACCGAGTACGTGCTCGGCCTGGAGGTGGTGCTCGCCTCCGGCGAGGTGCTGCGCACCGGTCGGCGCACCGCCAAGGGCGTCGCCGGGTACGACCTGACCCGGCTCTTCGTCGGCTCGGAGGGGACGCTCGGGATCGTCACCGAGGTGACCCTGGCGCTGCGGCCCGCCCCGGAGGAGTCGCTGACCCTGGTGGCGGTCTTCGACTCGACCACCGACGCGGGCGCCGCCGTCGCCGGGATCGCCGCCCAGGGGCTCAGCCCCAGCCTGCTGGAGCTGCTCGACCGCACCCACCTGGCGGCCATCGAGGCGTACCGGCCGATGGGGTTGCGCACCGACGCGGAGGCGCTGTTGCTCGCGGCGGCCGACACCGGCCCCCGGGCGGCGGCCGACCTGGCCCGGCTGGCCGAGGTCTGCTCGGCCGCCGGGGCGTCCGAGGTGTACACGGCCACCGACGCGGTGGAGGCGGCGGCGCTGCTCCAGGCCCGCCGGCTGGCCCACCCGGCGATGGAGGCGTACGCCGCCCGGACCTACCCGAACGGCAACGGCGGTCTGGTGATCGACGACGTGGCGGTGCCGCGCGGCGCGCTCGCCGCCCTGCTCGACGGGGTGGCGAGGATCGCCGTCGAGTGCGACGTGCCGATCGGGGTGGTCGGGCACGCCGGGGACGGCAACATGCACCCCAACATCGTGGTCGACCGCGCCGACCCGGCCAGCCTGGAACGGGGGCGGCGCGCCTTCGACGAGATCATGCGGCTGGGCCTGGAGCTGGGTGGCACCTGCACCGGCGAGCACGGGGTGGGGCTGCTCAAGCGGGAGTGGCTGGCCCGGGAGATCGGCCCCGTCGGGGTCCGGGTGCACCAGGCGATCAAGGCGGCCCTGGACCCGGACGGTCTGTTCAACCCCGGCAAGGTGCTCTGA